One region of Peribacillus simplex genomic DNA includes:
- a CDS encoding peptide MFS transporter, with protein MQALLKEEVQQPNPSRKKHPLGLYMLFATEAWERFSYYGMRAILVLYLTATVVNGGLGVDKSTAMGIYGFFTGAVYITPMIGGYLTDRFIGRRLAITIGGILMALGNFSLFASQSLTALYIGLGLLIIGNGFFKPNISTIVGDLYEDNDPRRDGAFTIFYMGINVGAFFAPLIVGLMSYKYGFLTAAIGMIVGQLVFNLLGNRYLGDIGKEPTGKPEVTAGQKSAAPLTKREQKRTAAIVILAVFVIAFWAAFEQAGSSLTLYANDQIDRTVFGFEVPTAWFQSLNPLFIVILAPIMSALWYKLGSSKRGDLKTPTKMALGLVTVGLGFLVLLPAVMYTGNDTALKVNILFMIVTYFLHTLAELMISPVGLSMVSKIAPIKLASLLMGVWLASSAVANMVAGQLAAYTQSLGYLEIFSVIGFVTIGLGIVLLLLSKPVAKLMK; from the coding sequence ATGCAAGCACTATTAAAAGAAGAAGTTCAGCAGCCAAACCCGTCCAGGAAAAAGCATCCTCTTGGATTGTATATGCTGTTCGCGACTGAGGCATGGGAGCGCTTCAGTTATTACGGAATGAGAGCAATCCTTGTTCTTTACTTAACGGCAACTGTTGTAAACGGCGGGCTTGGAGTCGACAAATCTACGGCTATGGGCATATACGGATTCTTTACTGGTGCCGTTTATATTACGCCAATGATTGGCGGATACTTAACTGACCGTTTCATAGGCAGAAGATTGGCGATTACGATTGGTGGCATTTTAATGGCGCTTGGTAACTTTTCGCTATTCGCAAGTCAGAGTTTGACGGCGCTTTACATTGGTCTTGGTTTATTGATTATCGGTAATGGTTTCTTCAAGCCAAACATCTCGACAATTGTTGGTGATCTTTATGAAGACAACGATCCGCGTCGTGATGGAGCTTTCACCATCTTCTATATGGGTATTAACGTTGGGGCTTTCTTCGCACCATTAATAGTTGGACTTATGAGCTATAAATATGGATTCCTGACAGCAGCAATTGGCATGATTGTAGGGCAGTTAGTTTTCAACTTATTAGGCAATCGTTATTTAGGCGATATCGGTAAAGAACCTACTGGTAAACCGGAAGTTACAGCTGGTCAAAAATCAGCTGCACCGTTAACGAAAAGAGAACAAAAACGTACAGCGGCAATCGTGATTTTGGCAGTCTTCGTTATTGCGTTCTGGGCCGCTTTCGAGCAGGCAGGAAGTTCATTGACATTGTACGCTAATGACCAAATTGATCGGACTGTATTTGGTTTTGAGGTTCCGACTGCTTGGTTCCAATCATTGAACCCATTATTCATCGTGATTTTAGCGCCAATCATGTCTGCTTTATGGTACAAGCTTGGCAGCTCAAAACGCGGTGACTTAAAAACTCCAACGAAGATGGCTCTTGGTTTGGTCACTGTTGGTTTAGGTTTCTTAGTACTGCTTCCTGCTGTTATGTATACAGGAAACGATACAGCGCTGAAAGTAAATATCCTGTTCATGATTGTAACGTATTTCCTTCATACATTAGCCGAATTAATGATTTCACCAGTTGGCTTATCAATGGTAAGCAAAATTGCTCCAATCAAGCTTGCCTCTCTTCTAATGGGAGTATGGCTGGCAAGTTCCGCGGTAGCTAATATGGTAGCCGGCCAATTAGCTGCATATACGCAGTCTTTAGGTTACCTGGAAATCTTCAGTGTAATTGGTTTTGTAACAATTGGTTTAGGTATTGTACTATTGCTTCTTTCGAAGCCAGTAGCAAAGCTGATGAAATAA
- a CDS encoding response regulator, with the protein MNILVIDDDASIQYMLSEICEFAGWNVDTANNGKEGLNVFAEKGADVVLVDYHMPEMDGIKTVGELRTLNADVPILVLTVDERQEIADRFLEAGATDFALKPVKAPDLISRIQLHARLAKLTQSAPQQKFSEEKDVFVTKGISKRTLCHISDFLHSNREPFSVDTISKEVGLAYPTVYRYIMHLLDEGKVEIIVSYQKIGRPKNLYQWID; encoded by the coding sequence ATGAACATTTTAGTCATTGATGATGATGCATCAATTCAATATATGCTAAGTGAAATTTGTGAATTTGCCGGCTGGAATGTAGATACGGCTAACAACGGAAAAGAAGGGTTAAATGTGTTTGCAGAAAAAGGAGCAGATGTTGTTTTAGTTGATTATCATATGCCGGAAATGGACGGAATAAAAACGGTGGGTGAGCTCCGTACCCTTAATGCCGATGTTCCGATTCTTGTATTGACAGTCGATGAACGACAGGAAATTGCTGATCGCTTTCTTGAAGCAGGCGCAACTGATTTTGCCTTAAAGCCTGTAAAAGCGCCTGATTTGATTTCAAGAATTCAACTGCATGCCCGCCTAGCAAAATTAACCCAATCAGCTCCGCAGCAAAAATTCAGTGAAGAAAAGGATGTATTTGTAACAAAGGGAATTAGTAAGAGAACACTTTGTCACATTAGTGATTTTCTGCATTCTAATCGTGAACCTTTTTCTGTTGATACAATTTCTAAGGAAGTTGGTTTGGCTTATCCGACCGTCTATCGCTATATTATGCATTTACTTGATGAAGGAAAAGTGGAAATTATTGTGAGTTATCAAAAAATAGGAAGACCGAAAAATTTATATCAATGGATTGACTAA
- a CDS encoding tyrosine-type recombinase/integrase — translation MKHLDVDKHITPHSFRHTYTSLLIEAGAGIKEIQEILGHSDINTPMIFQSTAIYKKARPKRHIMCHLGQLLFSLFHQLCYWLRKKQ, via the coding sequence ATGAAGCATTTGGATGTAGACAAGCACATCACTCCACACAGCTTTAGACATACTTATACATCCCTTCTCATTGAAGCTGGGGCAGGTATAAAAGAGATACAAGAGATATTAGGGCATTCAGACATAAATACACCAATGATATTCCAAAGCACGGCCATATACAAAAAAGCTCGACCCAAAAGGCACATTATGTGCCATTTGGGTCAGCTCCTTTTCTCATTATTTCATCAGCTTTGCTACTGGCTTCGAAAGAAGCAATAG